One genomic window of Arachis stenosperma cultivar V10309 chromosome 10, arast.V10309.gnm1.PFL2, whole genome shotgun sequence includes the following:
- the LOC130957398 gene encoding egg cell-secreted protein 1.3-like, producing MGLIKREGFLLLLLMSLACFVVFATATRDLAMKAKQHQDLSIRISRLQGKNSDDNNEEEAVNCWDSLLELKSCSNEIVLFFLNGESHLGQECCHVIYVFTRNCWPALLTSFGVTVEETNILRGYCDAAAPSDHDSAPASAPVPPAKCVI from the coding sequence ATGGGTCTCATCAAAAGAGAAGGgttcttattattattgttgatgaGCCTTGCTTGCTTCGTTGTATTTGCAACAGCAACAAGGGACTTGGCCATGAAGGCAAAACAACACCAAGACCTATCTATCAGAATCAGTAGGCTTCAAGGGAAGAATAGTGATGATAACAatgaagaagaggcagtgaattGCTGGGATTCGCTATTGGAGTTGAAATCTTGTAGCAATgagattgttctgttcttcttgAATGGTGAGTCTCACCTTGGTCAAGAATGTTGCCATGTAATTTATGTGTTTACACGTAATTGTTGGCCTGCATTGCTCACTTCTTTCGGTGTCACTGTTGAAGAAACTAATATCTTACGAGGCTACTGTGATGCAGCTGCTCCTTCTGATCATGATTCAGCTCCTGCTTCCGCACCTGTTCCACCTGCAAAATGTGttatatag